A single region of the Buchnera aphidicola (Nipponaphis monzeni) genome encodes:
- a CDS encoding 2-oxo acid dehydrogenase subunit E2, whose protein sequence is MEIEVKVPDIGLEEVEIIAILVQVGDYIVKDQEIVTVEGEKASIDIPSKYNGIVKKILVKIGDLVKKNSLMLIVDIKSINYVSENASKKNIDKLCVDNICKILPKKHHTVDYMPNNCFYDKKFVHASPLVRKMSRVMNINLSNIKGSGVNSRILKEDLNKHIRMLDESIECNNKNSSNILEKITELKNDLDKFGSIKKVRMSYIQRKVSKNLSSYWVQIPHVTHFDEVDVTNLESFRKKINNKQSTQTIIKKNINVTLLIFLIKIVTYALKKFPIFNSSLSENKQYIFLKQYYNIGVAVNTAKGLLVPVIKNVDKKNIYEISQELKKISEKSRTEMLKISDMEGGCFTISNLGKLGGTYFTPIINSPEVAILGISKVSQKLVWKNNEFVPRLMLPLSMSYDHRVINGMEAAHFITCISEYLSDIRLLSI, encoded by the coding sequence GTGGAAATTGAAGTTAAAGTTCCTGATATTGGATTAGAAGAAGTAGAAATAATTGCAATATTAGTACAGGTAGGAGATTACATAGTAAAAGATCAAGAAATTGTTACTGTAGAAGGAGAAAAAGCATCTATAGATATTCCTTCAAAATACAATGGTATTGTAAAAAAAATTTTAGTTAAAATAGGAGATTTAGTTAAAAAAAATTCTTTAATGTTAATAGTAGATATAAAATCTATTAATTATGTTAGTGAAAATGCAAGTAAAAAAAATATTGACAAATTATGTGTAGATAATATTTGTAAAATATTGCCAAAAAAGCATCATACAGTAGATTATATGCCTAATAATTGTTTTTATGATAAAAAATTTGTTCATGCCTCACCTTTAGTTAGAAAAATGTCTAGGGTCATGAATATTAATTTAAGTAACATTAAAGGCAGTGGTGTGAATAGTCGCATTTTAAAAGAAGATCTGAATAAACATATTCGTATGTTAGATGAATCAATTGAATGTAATAATAAAAATAGCAGTAATATTTTAGAGAAAATTACTGAGTTAAAAAACGATTTAGATAAATTTGGATCCATTAAAAAAGTACGAATGAGTTATATTCAACGAAAAGTAAGTAAAAATTTGTCTAGTTATTGGGTACAAATTCCTCATGTTACACATTTCGATGAAGTAGATGTTACTAACTTAGAGTCTTTTAGAAAAAAAATAAATAATAAACAATCAACGCAGACTATAATTAAAAAAAATATAAATGTAACATTATTAATTTTTTTAATTAAAATAGTTACCTATGCTTTAAAAAAATTTCCTATTTTTAACAGTTCTTTATCAGAGAATAAACAATACATTTTTTTAAAACAATATTATAATATTGGAGTAGCTGTTAATACTGCTAAAGGGTTATTAGTTCCTGTAATTAAAAATGTTGATAAAAAAAATATTTATGAAATTTCTCAAGAATTAAAAAAAATTTCTGAAAAATCTCGTACAGAAATGTTAAAAATATCAGATATGGAAGGAGGTTGTTTTACAATATCTAATTTAGGAAAATTAGGAGGTACTTATTTTACACCTATAATTAATTCTCCAGAAGTAGCTATTTTAGGTATTAGTAAAGTTTCTCAAAAATTAGTTTGGAAAAACAATGAATTTGTACCACGATTGATGTTACCATTATCTATGAGTTATGATCATCGCGTAATTAATGGTATGGAGGCTGCTCATTTTATTACATGTATTAGTGAATATTTATCAGATATTAGATTGCTGTCTATTTAA
- the lpdA gene encoding dihydrolipoyl dehydrogenase → MSCNIYTEVVVIGGGPSGYSAGFRCADLGLDTVLVEQYPNLGGVCLNVGCIPSKALLHIAKTIKDVKHLSKCGVLFNTLQIDICKIRLWKKNLIKKLSEGLTYLSNKRNIQVLTGIGSFVTANHLLVRNSQSKDFNIFFKKAVIAIGSTPVMLNNVPYLDERIWTSNDALCLSMIPKRFLIIGSGIIGLEMATIYSALGSIVDVVDTNSQIFASVDQDLVSNFLKIVSMDFKIILNTQVLKIKAKDNGIWVTLKNNSNIDKLVCYDAVLIAIGRKIDLENLNLKKIGGVSISNLGNVCVNDQLCTNIPNIYAIGDVVGYPMLAHKGIYQGKIVADIIAGKQVFFDPLVIPAIAYTNPELAWVGVTEKEAIEKNIKYKKSVFPWSVSGKAIISNAHVGQTNLIFDDVSKRIIGGAILGPNAGELLGEISLAIEMGCYAEDISLTMHAHPTLYETIGGASEVLQGISTDLINN, encoded by the coding sequence ATGAGTTGTAACATTTATACTGAAGTAGTAGTTATTGGAGGTGGTCCTTCTGGGTATTCTGCTGGATTTAGATGTGCAGACTTAGGATTAGATACTGTTTTAGTAGAACAATATCCTAATTTAGGAGGAGTATGTTTAAATGTAGGATGTATACCTTCTAAAGCGCTGTTGCATATAGCTAAAACAATTAAAGATGTGAAGCATTTGTCTAAATGTGGCGTATTATTTAATACATTGCAAATTGATATTTGTAAAATTAGACTATGGAAAAAAAATTTAATAAAAAAATTGTCGGAAGGGTTAACATACTTATCTAATAAAAGGAATATTCAAGTATTAACTGGAATAGGATCATTTGTTACTGCAAATCATTTATTAGTACGTAATAGTCAGTCTAAAGATTTTAATATATTTTTTAAGAAAGCAGTTATTGCTATTGGATCAACTCCTGTCATGTTAAATAATGTTCCTTATTTAGATGAAAGAATATGGACATCTAATGATGCTTTATGTTTATCAATGATTCCTAAACGTTTTTTAATTATTGGAAGCGGAATTATTGGTTTAGAAATGGCGACAATATATAGTGCGTTAGGATCTATAGTAGATGTTGTAGATACAAATTCTCAAATTTTTGCATCTGTAGATCAAGACTTAGTGAGTAATTTTTTAAAAATTGTTAGTATGGATTTTAAAATTATATTAAATACTCAAGTATTAAAAATTAAAGCAAAAGATAATGGTATTTGGGTCACATTAAAAAATAATAGCAATATAGATAAATTAGTTTGTTATGATGCAGTATTGATTGCTATAGGGCGTAAAATAGATTTAGAAAATTTAAATTTGAAAAAAATAGGAGGAGTTTCTATTAGTAATTTAGGAAATGTTTGTGTTAATGATCAATTATGTACTAATATACCAAATATTTATGCTATCGGAGATGTTGTTGGTTACCCAATGTTAGCACATAAAGGGATTTATCAAGGGAAAATAGTTGCTGATATAATTGCAGGTAAACAAGTTTTTTTTGACCCATTAGTAATTCCAGCAATAGCTTATACTAATCCAGAGTTAGCTTGGGTAGGAGTGACTGAAAAAGAAGCTATAGAAAAAAATATAAAATATAAAAAATCGGTATTTCCATGGTCAGTATCAGGTAAAGCAATTATATCTAATGCTCATGTTGGGCAAACGAATTTAATTTTTGATGATGTATCTAAACGTATCATTGGGGGGGCTATTTTGGGACCAAATGCAGGAGAATTATTAGGTGAAATTAGTTTAGCGATTGAAATGGGTTGTTATGCTGAAGATATTTCATTAACGATGCATGCACATCCTACTTTATATGAAACAATAGGAGGCGCTTCTGAAGTTTTACAAGGAATTTCTACAGATCTTATAAATAATTGA
- the murC gene encoding UDP-N-acetylmuramate--L-alanine ligase, which yields MIHFVGIGGIGMSSIANFLIKKKYKISGSDLNPNLFTKKLSNMGALISFKHSYKNVLKANIVVISSAIPKNNIEIITAIKLNIPILKRAQMLSIISKKKYTIAITGSHGKTTTTGIIFNIYNEAKLYPNLINGGIVKDIKSFSKTGKGLYFIVEVDESDGSLVYIQPNVAILTNIEHEHLRNYQNNFNNLQQTYIKFLNNTPNNKISIICIDNLGINQIIKKITSKVITYGFSQKSDFRIVNYYQINFKCYFTLVRNKKNILNITLNLPGKHNALNATASVITALIQKIHPTIILKALKKFKGIEKRFELLGHFNLTLKNNKHSKLMIISDYGHHPNEILYNIQTIRNGWKDKKITMIFQPHKFSRTQDLFKQFISVLSLVDNLLMLNVFSAEECVIPGYNSIDLCKKIITVSNLKPTLITNYNNILSILKKKLFQKNIVLIQGAGNVHDIIYKHFVSKLSPIRQMFNKK from the coding sequence ATGATACATTTTGTAGGAATAGGTGGTATTGGAATGAGTAGTATCGCCAATTTTTTAATAAAAAAAAAATATAAAATTAGTGGGTCTGATCTTAACCCAAACCTTTTTACAAAAAAACTTTCAAACATGGGTGCATTAATATCTTTCAAGCATTCATATAAAAATGTATTAAAAGCTAATATTGTTGTAATATCTAGTGCAATACCAAAAAATAATATAGAAATAATAACAGCTATAAAATTAAATATACCAATATTAAAAAGAGCTCAAATGCTTTCAATAATTTCTAAAAAAAAATACACAATAGCAATTACTGGAAGCCATGGAAAAACCACTACAACAGGAATAATATTTAATATATACAATGAAGCTAAATTATATCCTAACTTAATTAATGGAGGAATAGTAAAAGATATAAAAAGTTTTTCAAAAACCGGAAAGGGCTTATATTTTATTGTAGAAGTAGATGAAAGCGATGGATCTTTAGTGTATATACAACCAAATGTTGCAATATTAACTAATATAGAACATGAACACCTTAGAAACTACCAAAATAATTTTAATAATTTACAACAAACATACATTAAATTTTTAAATAATACACCCAATAACAAAATCTCTATTATTTGCATAGATAATCTTGGAATAAATCAAATTATAAAAAAAATTACATCAAAAGTTATAACTTATGGATTTAGCCAAAAATCTGATTTTCGTATAGTAAACTATTATCAAATAAACTTTAAATGTTACTTCACATTAGTTCGAAACAAAAAAAATATATTAAATATAACTTTAAATTTACCTGGAAAACACAATGCACTAAACGCTACAGCGTCTGTAATAACAGCATTAATACAAAAAATTCATCCTACTATTATTTTAAAAGCTTTAAAAAAATTTAAAGGTATTGAAAAAAGATTTGAATTATTAGGCCACTTTAATTTAACATTAAAAAATAATAAACATAGTAAACTAATGATAATAAGTGACTATGGACATCATCCTAATGAAATATTATATAATATTCAAACTATTAGAAATGGATGGAAAGATAAAAAGATAACAATGATTTTTCAACCACATAAATTTAGCAGAACACAAGACCTCTTTAAACAATTTATATCTGTCTTATCTTTAGTTGATAATTTATTAATGTTAAATGTATTTTCAGCTGAAGAATGTGTAATTCCAGGATACAACAGTATAGACCTTTGTAAAAAAATTATCACTGTTAGCAATTTAAAACCTACTTTAATTACAAATTATAATAATATACTAAGTATATTGAAAAAAAAATTATTTCAAAAAAACATCGTTTTAATACAAGGAGCAGGTAACGTACATGATATTATATATAAACATTTTGTTTCTAAATTAAGTCCAATACGCCAAATGTTTAATAAAAAATAA
- the murG gene encoding undecaprenyldiphospho-muramoylpentapeptide beta-N-acetylglucosaminyltransferase, whose translation MTNKKIIIMAGGTGGHVFPGITIAEELLKKKWNICWIGTKNHIESLIIPCNKFPIYSISITGLHKTNLYSIIQTSFQLIRAYKQSKLIIEKYKPDLILGMGGYISAPGALVAYKQKIPLIIHEQNKIAGLTNKILSKLANKTLQAFPNTLKNAIEVGNPIRPELLNIPSPFVRFKNRKGPIRILVLGGSQGSMIINYFIPKVSLLLNTKILIWHQIGDNITTKLKKFYSIKRKNIFKTSTFIKDIKSAYLWADLIISRGGALTVSEISTIGLGAIFIPYPHKDKQQYWNTLPLYNIGAAKLIEEKNLTTKVLINTILQLNRKKLIFMAKKSYTKIHTQSTQKIIKIIEKNYLLSKAHKK comes from the coding sequence ATGACTAATAAAAAAATAATAATTATGGCAGGAGGAACTGGTGGACATGTATTTCCAGGTATTACAATTGCTGAAGAATTATTAAAAAAAAAATGGAACATATGTTGGATAGGAACCAAAAATCATATAGAATCTTTAATTATTCCTTGTAATAAATTTCCTATATACTCTATTTCCATTACAGGTTTACATAAAACTAATTTATATTCAATCATACAAACATCATTTCAATTAATTAGAGCTTATAAACAATCTAAACTAATAATCGAAAAATATAAACCTGATTTAATATTAGGAATGGGTGGTTATATTTCAGCTCCAGGAGCACTCGTTGCATATAAACAAAAAATTCCTTTAATTATACACGAACAAAATAAAATAGCAGGATTAACTAATAAAATATTAAGCAAATTAGCTAACAAAACATTACAAGCTTTTCCTAACACACTCAAAAATGCAATTGAAGTAGGCAATCCAATTCGACCAGAACTACTTAATATTCCATCTCCTTTCGTACGATTCAAAAATAGAAAAGGACCAATAAGAATACTAGTATTGGGTGGTAGTCAAGGGTCTATGATAATTAATTATTTCATACCAAAAGTTTCATTGTTATTAAATACAAAAATTTTAATTTGGCATCAAATTGGTGATAATATTACAACAAAACTGAAAAAATTTTATAGTATAAAAAGAAAAAATATATTTAAAACATCTACGTTCATAAAAGACATAAAAAGTGCATATTTATGGGCAGATTTAATAATATCTAGAGGGGGAGCTTTAACTGTAAGTGAAATTAGCACAATTGGATTAGGAGCAATATTCATCCCATATCCTCACAAAGATAAACAACAATACTGGAATACTTTACCTTTATATAATATAGGAGCTGCAAAATTAATTGAAGAAAAAAATTTAACAACAAAAGTTCTAATAAATACTATTTTACAATTAAATAGAAAAAAATTAATCTTTATGGCAAAAAAATCTTACACAAAAATACATACTCAAAGTACACAAAAAATAATAAAAATTATTGAAAAAAATTATTTACTGTCAAAAGCACATAAAAAGTAA